In Vibrio sp. NTOU-M3, the following proteins share a genomic window:
- a CDS encoding outer membrane protein transport protein encodes MKTKHYSLLSLSVVMAFHAHGAGFQVAEHSASGLGRAFSGESAVADNASVIARNPSAMTLFDTAQFSGALSVIDPEVNVYDKTNNEHAKDVAPMQFVPAAYYLSPINDQWSWGIGMFTTYGVATDYPNDIQAGDLAGDTSLLSVNINPSIAYRVNENLSLGAGLNLVYAEAELTRHQGALAPLFGGNASDNLIGMTGETIAFGWNIGAMYEINQNHRFGFGYRSAVDLDFDDGKFSSYGSGIAIQPTVTGRLQITLPSIWEISGFHQVTEQVAVHYSYQQTDWSSFTELKATSPNCNDGTAGQCFYKSEKYEDNGRWSLGGTYTINAQWTARIGFAFDEQAGEATLSIPDSDRYWYSAGASYHYSDALSFDAGFALVKSKSGSFKETNKLGSDLEFDSEGTAYISAIQMNYAF; translated from the coding sequence ATGAAAACGAAACACTATTCACTGCTCTCTCTTTCTGTCGTAATGGCTTTCCACGCTCACGGAGCGGGCTTCCAAGTTGCTGAACATTCAGCTTCTGGCCTTGGTCGCGCGTTTTCTGGTGAGTCAGCGGTGGCCGACAATGCTTCTGTTATCGCTCGTAACCCTTCAGCTATGACCCTTTTTGATACAGCCCAATTTTCTGGAGCGTTATCCGTCATCGATCCTGAAGTCAACGTCTACGACAAAACCAATAACGAACATGCAAAAGATGTCGCTCCTATGCAGTTTGTTCCTGCCGCGTACTATCTCAGTCCAATTAACGACCAATGGTCTTGGGGGATTGGCATGTTTACTACATATGGTGTGGCAACGGATTACCCCAATGATATCCAAGCGGGTGATTTAGCGGGCGATACCTCATTACTCTCTGTCAATATCAACCCATCCATCGCTTATCGAGTTAACGAAAACCTAAGCCTTGGTGCGGGATTAAATCTTGTTTATGCGGAAGCGGAGCTGACCCGTCACCAAGGGGCGCTTGCACCTCTATTCGGTGGCAATGCTTCTGATAACTTGATCGGTATGACCGGTGAAACCATCGCCTTTGGTTGGAACATCGGTGCGATGTATGAAATTAATCAAAACCACCGCTTTGGCTTTGGTTACCGCTCCGCTGTCGATCTCGATTTTGACGATGGTAAGTTTTCAAGTTACGGATCAGGCATTGCCATTCAACCGACCGTAACAGGTCGCCTGCAAATTACCTTGCCTTCAATTTGGGAAATTTCTGGCTTCCATCAGGTGACGGAACAAGTCGCCGTTCACTACAGCTATCAGCAAACCGACTGGAGCAGCTTTACCGAGCTAAAAGCAACCTCTCCAAATTGTAATGACGGTACAGCTGGACAATGTTTCTATAAGTCAGAAAAGTATGAAGATAATGGCCGTTGGTCGTTAGGTGGCACATACACCATCAATGCGCAATGGACAGCACGGATTGGTTTTGCCTTTGACGAACAAGCAGGTGAAGCCACATTAAGCATTCCTGACAGTGACCGTTACTGGTACTCAGCGGGAGCAAGCTACCACTACAGCGATGCACTTAGCTTCGATGCAGGTTTTGCATTAGTGAAGAGCAAGTCCGGCTCGTTCAAAGAAACCAACAAACTGGGTAGCGATCTGGAATTTGATTCCGAAGGCACGGCATATATCTCTGCCATTCAGATGAACTACGCGTTCTAA
- a CDS encoding VolA/Pla-1 family phospholipase, with the protein MKLNTQLALLAAALLSGCGDDTSSTTNESQYESHIEVALARSTGIKFTLQGENASVPLPSYTLMNTSDATLEIPTGDDDSLNNPLAAMGTMDGWSTTMPLIMNFEGTGLADGVVAQGIYLVELTDSLLGNPTPKRILTQNVDFIALADAASDTITIQMLNSDLNAKGEYILAITDEVTDVNGDPVGTSGSYAAIKTKLKSYGSETLQTLQQVTHGTEALFAATGIDSEHIIYSTWFSTQSVGETLYAVKGATASALGSGGLAQVWKNNANPNSVDLTMAHLLTVTSTQSYKDALDADSHFDTYMDPDGTGLKATLKAEYDTDGLNVNVSKGTVQLPYFLETGSNWNSQPFESAMPSLALIKQALEDSTQQATIASQLTAAGIDATKLTEATEQLKLVGLNLTKSDGSRLDSDRHLTRYSPIPKIKSLQPVEFLLFTPSGAASNWPVVIYQHGITSSKEDAYFHAAKLANQGLAVIAIDLPLHGARSLDSSRSANADITAYLNLTNLPVARDNVRQSALDVMALRASLTYSQLAGVLAPTPLSAINTLTTPPRFVGHSLGGIVGVPAVGAANRVLDGGSADVMYKFSSISTANSGGQIANLLLGSEKYGPLIKHSIAFTASSEYQAFANGYCASLDASACYTLFDNMASDADKAALESGFNQFAYATQTVLDTVDPYSNASYLTDGTSPTIPAYLMQVQGDESVPNSVAQRPFAGTIPLATKLGMKTVTQADSALSNTKDFVSFSNIGAHSTFLFPQDSGNADEPMHDAMLDQLSDFVLDNNLSALTNAGLLE; encoded by the coding sequence ATGAAGTTAAATACACAACTTGCTCTACTCGCTGCCGCGTTGCTATCTGGCTGCGGTGATGACACGTCAAGCACCACCAACGAGAGTCAATACGAATCGCATATCGAAGTAGCTTTAGCACGCAGTACTGGCATTAAATTCACCTTACAGGGCGAGAATGCCTCAGTTCCTCTACCTTCGTATACTTTAATGAATACCAGTGATGCGACGTTGGAAATTCCAACTGGTGATGACGATTCGCTCAATAATCCGCTGGCTGCGATGGGAACCATGGATGGCTGGTCTACAACCATGCCACTGATCATGAATTTCGAAGGAACAGGGTTAGCGGATGGTGTGGTTGCACAAGGTATCTACCTTGTCGAACTCACTGACAGTTTGCTTGGCAACCCTACGCCAAAACGTATTCTGACCCAGAACGTCGATTTCATCGCACTCGCCGATGCTGCCAGTGACACCATCACCATTCAAATGCTCAACAGCGATTTGAATGCCAAGGGTGAATACATTCTTGCTATCACGGATGAAGTCACCGATGTGAATGGTGATCCTGTGGGGACATCAGGAAGCTATGCAGCGATCAAAACAAAACTTAAGTCATACGGCTCTGAAACACTCCAAACGTTGCAGCAAGTCACCCATGGTACCGAAGCCTTGTTCGCGGCGACGGGTATCGACAGTGAACACATCATCTACTCCACATGGTTTAGTACCCAATCTGTCGGTGAAACACTCTACGCAGTAAAAGGGGCAACAGCCAGCGCACTGGGCTCAGGTGGCCTTGCTCAAGTATGGAAAAACAACGCCAACCCAAACAGTGTCGATTTGACCATGGCGCACCTACTAACGGTAACCAGCACACAAAGTTACAAAGATGCACTCGATGCTGATAGTCACTTTGATACCTACATGGACCCAGACGGTACAGGTTTAAAAGCGACACTCAAAGCGGAGTACGATACCGATGGCCTAAACGTCAACGTCTCTAAAGGTACTGTGCAGCTTCCTTATTTCTTGGAAACGGGCAGCAATTGGAACAGCCAACCTTTTGAATCGGCCATGCCAAGCTTAGCGCTCATCAAGCAAGCACTGGAAGATTCAACGCAACAAGCAACCATCGCCTCTCAGCTCACCGCAGCAGGGATTGACGCAACAAAACTGACCGAAGCAACAGAGCAGTTAAAACTGGTGGGGTTGAACTTGACCAAATCGGATGGCTCTCGCCTAGATAGCGACCGCCACTTAACGCGATACAGCCCAATTCCAAAGATCAAATCGCTTCAGCCTGTCGAGTTCCTGTTGTTCACGCCAAGCGGTGCTGCGAGTAACTGGCCAGTAGTCATTTACCAACATGGGATCACCTCGTCGAAAGAAGATGCCTACTTCCATGCGGCAAAACTCGCAAACCAAGGATTAGCGGTGATTGCGATTGATCTACCTTTGCATGGCGCTCGCAGTCTCGATAGTTCACGTTCTGCCAATGCCGATATTACCGCGTATCTCAACCTAACTAACTTACCAGTAGCGCGCGATAATGTGAGACAAAGTGCCCTTGATGTGATGGCGCTGCGTGCTTCTCTTACCTACAGCCAACTCGCTGGCGTCTTAGCACCAACACCACTGTCAGCCATTAATACCCTCACCACACCGCCACGTTTTGTCGGGCATTCATTAGGTGGCATTGTGGGCGTTCCGGCTGTTGGCGCGGCAAATCGTGTATTGGATGGCGGCAGTGCGGATGTGATGTATAAGTTTTCATCCATTTCTACTGCAAATTCAGGCGGCCAGATTGCAAACCTGCTGCTTGGTTCAGAAAAGTACGGCCCTTTGATCAAACACAGCATTGCCTTTACAGCCAGCTCAGAGTATCAAGCGTTTGCAAATGGCTATTGTGCCTCACTCGATGCCAGTGCTTGTTATACCTTGTTCGACAACATGGCCAGCGACGCTGATAAAGCGGCACTAGAGTCTGGCTTTAATCAGTTTGCCTACGCGACCCAAACCGTGTTGGACACCGTTGACCCATACAGCAACGCAAGCTATCTCACCGACGGGACGTCTCCAACTATTCCAGCATACCTAATGCAGGTACAAGGGGATGAGAGTGTTCCAAACAGCGTGGCTCAGCGTCCATTTGCTGGCACCATTCCATTGGCAACCAAGCTAGGAATGAAAACGGTCACACAAGCTGACAGCGCACTTTCCAACACCAAGGATTTTGTAAGCTTCTCCAATATTGGTGCACATTCCACATTCTTGTTCCCACAAGACTCAGGCAATGCTGACGAACCCATGCATGATGCGATGCTCGATCAACTCAGCGATTTTGTGCTCGACAATAATCTAAGTGCATTAACCAACGCCGGATTATTGGAATAA
- a CDS encoding RHS repeat-associated core domain-containing protein: MRLGLVELQERDSQDNVLAENVWRLDMPGGVGDLIARVEGNQHYSYLTNHLGHVYGVLDNEGNRITTHAYTPYGEASGDSFSTQPFGFSTKRADFHSGLVYFGYRFYMPHTGRWLNRDPLQEAGGINLYAYVMGDPLGYVDPDGRWSISIKKYSGRGGNLTIGHDPNSGYTWIKVGGGLGLGHGISSNRYDTGDGCTGVRYGAEAGWGVDYKGMGFEGRTVSDGLTVNEDKGNSLFNPQINYEPSEEHSGWNLGGDIGVYLKYGWYF, encoded by the coding sequence GTGCGCCTTGGGCTTGTTGAACTGCAAGAACGAGATAGCCAAGACAATGTATTGGCTGAAAATGTATGGCGTTTAGACATGCCCGGTGGTGTGGGGGACCTTATTGCGCGAGTGGAAGGAAACCAGCATTACAGCTACTTAACCAATCATCTGGGTCATGTTTATGGTGTGTTGGATAACGAGGGCAACCGTATCACCACTCATGCCTATACCCCTTACGGAGAAGCCTCTGGAGATAGCTTTAGTACCCAACCCTTTGGTTTTTCGACCAAACGTGCTGATTTTCATAGTGGATTGGTCTACTTCGGTTATCGCTTTTATATGCCTCACACAGGTCGATGGTTAAATCGAGATCCACTTCAAGAAGCGGGTGGGATAAACCTCTATGCTTATGTAATGGGGGACCCGTTGGGGTATGTGGATCCGGATGGGCGTTGGTCAATTTCAATTAAAAAGTATTCTGGTCGAGGAGGTAATCTTACAATTGGTCATGATCCTAATTCAGGTTATACATGGATAAAAGTTGGGGGAGGCTTAGGGCTTGGACATGGTATATCTTCCAATAGATATGATACTGGTGACGGATGTACAGGAGTTCGCTATGGGGCCGAAGCTGGCTGGGGAGTGGATTATAAAGGCATGGGATTTGAAGGAAGAACTGTGTCTGATGGGTTAACTGTTAATGAGGATAAAGGAAATAGCTTGTTCAATCCACAAATTAATTATGAGCCATCGGAAGAACATTCAGGGTGGAATTTGGGTGGTGATATAGGAGTGTATCTTAAATATGGATGGTATTTCTGA
- a CDS encoding chemotaxis protein, whose product MARKPVFVIAAEVAAELNKGMLIAKRLLLVASNARALAQRAGESAAGFRPITDSIDDLVRVTLAASHTINVKAQSLSKIATAGTRASNALDRFETVYEKAVDATYLHSLDEARIRNQAEYDTICHHFTSEAKGLHDLLQTLYDELRIAQIISTMLSVEASQADEKHQAQLNTIAESVAELADAIQSHVLQSLKLFSLFARVNYAIKSTI is encoded by the coding sequence ATGGCTAGGAAACCCGTCTTCGTAATTGCAGCAGAGGTCGCTGCTGAACTGAATAAAGGCATGCTGATTGCTAAACGATTATTACTGGTTGCCAGTAATGCTCGAGCATTGGCGCAAAGAGCAGGGGAAAGTGCCGCCGGGTTTCGCCCGATCACAGACTCCATTGACGATTTAGTCCGTGTCACATTAGCCGCTTCCCATACCATCAACGTAAAAGCTCAAAGCTTAAGCAAAATTGCGACAGCAGGGACGCGCGCATCCAATGCGCTAGATAGGTTTGAGACTGTTTATGAAAAAGCGGTTGATGCAACTTACTTACATAGCTTAGATGAAGCACGGATCCGCAATCAGGCTGAATATGACACCATTTGTCACCACTTCACTTCCGAAGCAAAGGGCTTACATGATCTGCTGCAGACGCTTTATGACGAGTTACGGATCGCTCAAATCATTTCCACAATGTTGAGTGTTGAGGCTTCACAAGCAGATGAAAAACATCAAGCACAACTCAATACCATTGCTGAAAGCGTTGCAGAACTGGCCGACGCGATTCAATCACATGTACTTCAATCTCTAAAACTCTTTTCACTGTTCGCTAGGGTAAATTATGCAATCAAAAGTACTATTTGA
- a CDS encoding MBL fold metallo-hydrolase, with protein sequence MQSKVLFEQGAHRWLVFARDPEKPEKIIDTNQYMIINRDQAMLLDPGGIELFSAMLSCVVKEVPIEHITHLFASHQDPDIISSLGLWDKALPSSTLHSPWLWEGFIRHFGMESITFAPIKDEGGKVLLAGKEIQFIPAHYMHSSGNFSVYDPEAKILMSGDIGAALDKHDAPFFVEDFHQHIPKMEYFHRRWMPSNKAKSAWIDKVSKLDIDMMCPQHGAIFKGDDIGRFLDWLDTLDVGIAIDGK encoded by the coding sequence ATGCAATCAAAAGTACTATTTGAGCAGGGTGCTCATCGCTGGCTCGTTTTTGCGCGAGATCCAGAAAAACCAGAGAAAATCATCGATACCAACCAATATATGATCATCAATCGCGATCAAGCGATGTTACTCGATCCGGGTGGTATTGAGCTGTTTTCAGCCATGTTGAGTTGCGTTGTCAAAGAAGTTCCTATCGAGCATATCACCCATCTTTTTGCCTCCCACCAAGACCCTGATATCATTTCATCATTAGGGTTGTGGGACAAAGCACTCCCCTCTTCTACCTTGCATTCACCTTGGCTTTGGGAAGGGTTTATTCGCCATTTCGGTATGGAATCCATTACCTTTGCCCCGATTAAAGACGAAGGCGGAAAGGTGTTGCTCGCAGGAAAAGAAATTCAGTTTATTCCTGCACACTACATGCATTCATCGGGTAATTTTTCCGTATACGATCCTGAGGCAAAAATACTAATGTCAGGTGATATTGGTGCAGCACTCGATAAACATGACGCTCCCTTTTTTGTAGAAGACTTTCATCAGCACATACCAAAAATGGAATATTTTCATCGTCGTTGGATGCCATCAAATAAAGCGAAAAGTGCATGGATTGATAAAGTCAGCAAATTAGACATTGATATGATGTGTCCACAACATGGTGCAATATTTAAAGGTGATGATATTGGAAGGTTTCTTGATTGGCTAGATACTTTAGATGTCGGTATCGCTATTGATGGAAAATAA
- a CDS encoding PTS sugar transporter subunit IIA has product MSIQLVHVCANGKLMLLSQYITASNVKILETVADWKQAIDIVGQCLLEQRAIEKHYLDAIKTTADQLGPYFVLAPMIAMPHARPDDGVNHNSLSLLVVRDGVEFHSTENDPVKIILLLAAIDSNQHIELITSISEFFCCDKDVEAVSKAQNKEQILKILAKY; this is encoded by the coding sequence ATGTCTATACAACTTGTACATGTGTGTGCAAATGGAAAGCTTATGCTGCTCTCGCAATATATCACTGCATCAAACGTCAAAATCCTAGAAACCGTTGCGGATTGGAAGCAAGCAATCGACATTGTTGGCCAGTGCCTATTAGAGCAGCGAGCTATCGAAAAACATTATTTGGATGCGATAAAAACGACAGCCGATCAGCTCGGTCCTTATTTTGTACTCGCCCCTATGATCGCCATGCCACATGCAAGACCAGATGATGGTGTCAACCACAACAGTTTGTCTCTACTTGTTGTTCGCGACGGTGTTGAGTTCCACAGCACTGAGAATGATCCAGTCAAAATTATCTTGTTACTGGCAGCGATAGACAGCAATCAACACATTGAACTGATTACATCCATTTCGGAGTTCTTTTGCTGCGATAAAGACGTAGAAGCCGTCAGTAAGGCGCAAAACAAAGAACAAATCCTGAAAATCCTAGCTAAATATTAA
- a CDS encoding PTS sugar transporter subunit IIB — translation MRIMAVCSTGLGSSFMIELKVKEVLKEMGVEAEVEHTDLGSVTSDMADVFVCTHDLAGSLGSNPVIAIPNITDKEAMRQSLTNYFNTLAEE, via the coding sequence ATGCGAATTATGGCGGTTTGTAGCACAGGACTCGGCTCTTCATTCATGATCGAGCTAAAAGTCAAAGAAGTCTTAAAGGAGATGGGGGTCGAAGCGGAAGTGGAACATACCGATCTTGGCTCTGTCACTTCTGACATGGCAGACGTCTTTGTTTGTACCCATGACTTGGCTGGCAGTTTAGGGAGTAACCCTGTTATTGCTATCCCAAACATCACAGACAAAGAGGCGATGCGCCAAAGTCTGACAAACTATTTCAACACACTTGCGGAGGAATAG
- a CDS encoding PTS ascorbate transporter subunit IIC, which yields MLNFIMDILSTPAILIGLVALLGLSIQKKSSSDVIKGTVKSILGFVVIGGGAGILVGAVTPMGQLIETGFGLHGVIPNNEAIYATAISDYGASTALIMTFGMAANIFFARFSRFKYIFLTGHHTLYMAAMIAIILSVAGFSGPTMVILGSVTLGLVMVIFPAMAQPFMRKITGSDDVAFAHFSTVGYVSSALIGQMVGKGSQSTEELNLPKNLVFLRDSSISISITMGIIYLVLVVAAGPQWVQENLSNGQNAFVYAILTAITFAAGVFVILQGVRLVLAEIVPAFTGISQKIVPNAKPALDCPIVFPYAPNAVLIGFLFSFIGGLITMGVFGILELTLILPGVVPHFFTGATAGVFGNATGGRKGAMCGAFVNGVVITVLTLLLLPVLGDLGFANTTFSDSDFAVTGIFLGYLAMISKTAVITGVGIFTIAVLATHFLPEKDTKSTESA from the coding sequence ATGCTTAATTTTATAATGGACATATTAAGTACCCCCGCAATTTTAATTGGTCTTGTTGCTTTACTGGGTTTATCTATCCAGAAAAAATCCTCTTCTGATGTCATTAAAGGCACTGTGAAATCAATTTTAGGTTTTGTAGTGATTGGGGGTGGTGCTGGTATTTTGGTTGGGGCGGTCACACCCATGGGGCAATTGATCGAAACTGGCTTTGGTCTGCATGGCGTCATCCCAAACAATGAAGCCATATATGCCACAGCTATCTCTGACTATGGTGCTTCGACGGCACTTATCATGACGTTTGGTATGGCTGCAAATATCTTTTTCGCCCGCTTTAGCCGTTTCAAATACATTTTCTTAACCGGTCACCACACATTATATATGGCTGCGATGATCGCCATTATCCTCAGTGTTGCAGGTTTCTCTGGACCAACAATGGTGATTCTTGGCTCCGTTACACTCGGCTTGGTCATGGTGATTTTCCCCGCTATGGCACAACCTTTCATGCGAAAAATTACAGGCAGTGATGATGTCGCTTTTGCGCACTTCTCAACGGTTGGCTATGTTTCTTCAGCATTGATAGGTCAAATGGTAGGAAAAGGTTCGCAAAGTACAGAGGAATTGAACTTACCAAAGAACCTTGTTTTCTTACGTGACTCATCCATATCGATCTCGATCACTATGGGGATCATCTACTTGGTGCTTGTCGTTGCCGCTGGCCCACAATGGGTACAAGAAAATCTTTCGAATGGCCAGAACGCTTTTGTCTACGCCATTTTGACAGCAATCACCTTCGCAGCTGGTGTGTTTGTGATCTTGCAAGGTGTACGCTTGGTATTGGCTGAAATTGTGCCAGCATTTACCGGGATCTCTCAAAAAATTGTACCGAATGCGAAACCCGCTTTAGATTGCCCGATTGTCTTTCCTTACGCTCCAAATGCCGTGCTTATTGGTTTTTTATTCAGCTTTATTGGCGGCCTTATCACCATGGGCGTCTTTGGTATTTTAGAGCTAACGCTGATCTTACCCGGTGTCGTGCCCCACTTCTTTACCGGCGCTACTGCTGGCGTATTTGGCAACGCCACGGGCGGTCGAAAAGGGGCCATGTGCGGCGCATTTGTCAACGGCGTAGTGATCACTGTGCTTACCCTACTCCTTTTGCCTGTACTTGGTGACTTAGGATTTGCCAATACCACATTCTCTGATTCCGATTTCGCGGTCACAGGGATATTCCTAGGATATCTGGCAATGATCAGTAAAACCGCCGTCATTACCGGCGTCGGGATCTTCACTATTGCTGTACTTGCTACACATTTCCTTCCGGAAAAAGACACAAAATCAACTGAATCTGCTTAA
- a CDS encoding transketolase has product MLSTRELRTLEALNLEIKKELVNALMHMGYGHFGGSLSITETLACLYGHYLKHNPQNPNSHERDFFVLSKGHAGPALYATLAIRGFFDKAWLNTINQNGTRLPSHADMNKTPGIDMTTGSLGQGFSCAVGMAIGTKRQVFTIVGDGELQEGQCWEAVQLAAHLNLNNLLVFIDYNKRQLDGFIDDIQRPFDLRQKFEAFGFHALQVNGGDIPSIANAIESHKAQSSKPTAIILDTVKGQGCPSIENIAANHHLRLNDDLISAIKNDVTAIENKLEALNEH; this is encoded by the coding sequence ATGTTATCAACGAGAGAGCTACGCACGCTCGAAGCACTGAACTTAGAAATTAAAAAAGAACTTGTTAATGCCCTCATGCACATGGGTTACGGTCATTTCGGAGGCAGCTTATCCATTACGGAAACGCTCGCCTGCCTTTACGGACATTATTTAAAACACAATCCACAAAACCCAAATAGTCATGAGCGCGATTTTTTTGTGTTATCGAAAGGGCATGCAGGTCCGGCACTGTATGCCACGCTCGCCATTCGGGGCTTTTTTGACAAGGCTTGGCTCAATACTATCAACCAAAATGGCACGCGCTTACCTAGCCACGCCGACATGAATAAAACCCCCGGGATAGATATGACGACGGGCTCGTTAGGCCAAGGCTTTTCTTGCGCTGTGGGAATGGCAATTGGAACGAAACGTCAGGTCTTCACGATTGTGGGTGACGGGGAGTTGCAAGAAGGTCAATGCTGGGAAGCCGTTCAGTTGGCGGCACACCTTAACCTCAATAACTTGCTCGTATTTATCGACTACAACAAACGTCAGCTCGACGGTTTTATTGACGATATACAACGTCCATTCGATCTCAGGCAGAAATTCGAAGCGTTTGGTTTTCATGCCTTGCAAGTCAATGGTGGTGACATTCCTAGCATTGCGAATGCCATTGAAAGCCACAAGGCTCAGTCCAGCAAACCAACCGCCATCATTTTAGATACGGTTAAAGGTCAAGGCTGCCCAAGCATCGAGAATATTGCTGCAAATCATCATTTGCGCTTAAACGATGACTTGATCAGCGCGATCAAAAACGATGTTACAGCGATTGAAAACAAATTAGAGGCACTCAATGAACACTGA